One Salvelinus alpinus chromosome 9, SLU_Salpinus.1, whole genome shotgun sequence genomic window, AGGCCGCTTGTCGCCCCACCCCAGCCAGCCAGTTGCCCCACCACATGCCCTGGCCCCCTGCTCTGCCCTCCATTCTGCCTCCAGAGTCTAGCGGTCCCTGGCTCCCTGTCACTCATCTGGATCCAGTCCTCGCATGGCCTTCACCGGAAGAGACGGGGGAGGAGGAAGAATCGGGCTGGATGCACCCTGTGTGCCAGGGAAAGGTCGACTCCCAGGACGTTGTCTGATCATCCGACAGAAGCCCCCCAATCACCAGAGTTACAGCACCCACCCACTCACTCATTAGCTGGAGTCACATGTGTTTCTCTTAGTCTTCGCTTTGAGGTGGAGTAGCGGTGTGTGAGGTGCAGAATTGGCGGGGCAGGGTCTGTCTGTGTAGGTTTCTGTTTgggttgtgtgtgggtgggtgggtggtgtcAGGGGTGTAGTTTATGCTTCTATATGTGTTGAGGCAGTGAAGATGCCAGTCAAACTACACTTGTTCTGTGTGTGGAGGGGGTACATTGTTTATGCTTGgtggtgtgtgcttgtgtggagGGGGTACATTGTTTATGCTTGgtggtgtgtgcttgtgtggagGGGGTACATTGTTTATGCTTGgtggtgtgtgcttgtgtggagGGGGTACATTGTTTATGCTTGgtggtgtgtgcttgtgtggagGGGGTACATTGTTTATGCTTGgtggtgtgtgcttgtgtggagGGGGTACATTGTTTATGCTTGgtggtgtgtgcttgtgtggagGGGGTACATTGTTTATGCTTGgtggtgtgtgcttgtgtggagGGGGTACATTGTTTATGCTTGTGTGGAGGGGGTACATTGTTTATGCTTGgtggtgtgtgaatgtgtggaggGGGTACATTGTTTATGCTTGgtggtgtgtgcttgtgtggagGGGGTACATTGTTTATGCTTGgtggtgtgtgaatgtgtggaggGGGTACATTGTTTATGCTTGGTGGTGTGTGGAGGGGGTACATTGTTTATGCTTGgtggtgtgtgaatgtgtggaggGGGTACATTGTTTATGCTTGGTGGTGTGTGGAGGGGGTACATTGTTTATGCTTGGTGGTGTGTGGAGGGGGTACATTGTTTATGCTTGGTGGTGTGTGGAGGGGGTACATTGTTTATGCTTGGTGGTGTGTGGAGGGGGTACATTGTTTATGCTTGGTGGTGTGTGGAGGGGGTACATTGTTTATGCTTGGTGGTGTGTGGAGGGGGTACATTGTTTATGCTTGGTGGTGTGTGGAGGGGGTACATTGTTTATGCTTGGTGGTGTGTGGAGGGGGTACATTGTTTATGCTTGgtggtgtgtgaatgtgtggaggGGGTACATTGTTTATGCTTGgtggtgtgtgaatgtgtggaggGGGTACATTGTTTATGCTTGgtggtgtgtgaatgtgtggaggGGGTACATTGTTTATGCTTGgtggtgtgtgaatgtgtggaggGGGTACATTGTTTATGCTTGgtggtgtgtgaatgtgtggaggGGGTACATTGTTTATGCTTGgtggtgtgtgaatgtgtggaggGGGTACATTGTTTATGCTTGgtggtgtgtgaatgtgtggaggGGGTACATTGTTTATGCTTGgtggtgtgtgaatgtgtggaggGGGTACATTGTTTATGCTTGgtggtgtgtgaatgtgtggaggGGGTACATTGTTTATGCTTGgtggtgtgtgaatgtgtgttgtgGGGGACAGTTGGGGTTCGTTGGTTTACGTTCTTCTATGTGCTGGGGCGGTGAGGATGTCAGTCACCATACCTGTGGTGTGGTTGGGGTGATGATGATCTCTGTAGTGTGAGAGCCTGATTTGCTAAAGGGTCAAATAGAAGTCTGAGACAatactgtgtgttggtctgtgtttgAAACGTTTACAATTTAGATGTCCAATTTCCCTGTGTGACTGTGTCCTTTCTCCCTTTATTTCGCTAATGTTTACAGTTACAGAAAATTGACATGACATACTCTATGTACTTATTTTTGTCCGCCAGGTTTTTGCTGTGATGGGGAGACACAAAGAAATGACTCATTCTGATCAGTAAGGGCCTTGAGTGTGTTCATGTGAGTGTGATGCCTCTTGGCCTAAGAGACTGTCTGTGCCCCATATGCTTTCTGCTGAAATAGGTAATGTCCTCTCTGGTTGTGTTGGCTGATTTGTAATGGAGGTGTTCAAGACCCATCAACCCAAACATTTTAGAGCTATTCCGGGGTTACAACTGAGCTATTCCGGGGTTACAATTTATTTATTCACATTTAAGAAGATTTGTTTTTCCAAATCTGTCAACTCACAGTACTCTTCAGAATGCCTCTAATGTATAAAGAATAACAGAATGATGAttctgaaaaaaacaaaaaacaaagctGAACAAATGGGTGAATATTTTTTTCCATTTGTGCTAGATTAAAATGTAGAGAACAGTATTTTTGCAGGGTTATCTGCTTCATACCTGTGAGGGCACTACAAAAACCATTCATTAAGCAAGCAGACAACCACCAAGCTTCTCAGACACAGGGGAGACAGACTACTAGTCAGTTATGATATAAACTATATAACTTAATGTCTCCTGCTAACTGTAGCCCTGCTCAATGCTCTAAAGGGCCATACCTTCATTTCTTGCTTTATTTAGTTTTAATATCTTTTGATTACTTTTTTTCCCCAAGGATGTGAATGGATGCCTGTTTTGGAGGTATCAACTAATTGTCTCATGATTTTGATGTGCAATCTGTGGGATGAGTAatgataaatataataataaaaaagtcaaaataaacatttttcccaTGTAATTTCCTTAATTTGATTCCAGGCCTAAATGTTAAGTTTAACAAATCTACTCATGAAATGGTGTGTAAATGCATTTAGTTACTTTGTTCACCCAATTTCAAGGCATCAGCTAAGATTGACTTAAGAGGAACAAATCAGATTGTAAGAAGAAATCTTTAGACATAAGAGCAACTTCACCATGGCAATATGAGggatttttataaaaaaatacttCATTGTCAATCAGAAGTGGCCAATTTACAGTTTGAATACAGTATGTGCACACAATTTAGCAGAAACAAAAACACAACACGTTGCATTAGGTTTGTTGCAAATAAATAATTTCAAGCTACTGTTCCATTGTAATAACATCTAAATTAGCAGCAGTTCATTCTGAGGAACTTAACAGGAAAAACAGGGGACAGGCAAAAATAACACAATTTGCCCTTGGTACTCAGTCAGTTACGCTATAAAATACCAAACTCCTGACACCCTGTGGCAGACAAAGGTATTGTATTACACTTCATTCATTGATTCAGTGCTCTGATAAGGTCATAGCTACAGTACCTTCAGCTACAGAACCTTCCCAGGATTCATGAGGTTCTTGGGGTCTAGGGTGGCTTTGAGGCCCTGCATGACCTCGATGGCCAGGGGTCCCATCTCCTCTCGGAGCAACGCTCGTTTCCCCAGGCCTACCCCGTGCTCCCCCGTACATGTCCCGTCCAGGGCCAGTGCTCTCCTACAGCATGAGAGAAACAGAACTATAAATACAGGGATAAGAGAGAATGAGTTCAATGGTCAGGAACAAGGGGGCGATTTAATGGCGATAAAAGGATGGAGgaaagagagacatacagtacctggCCAGTCGCTCAGTGAACTCATGAACTCTAATGACCTCATCCTGGTCATTGGGGTCCATGACCATTATACAATGGAAGTTTCCATCTCCAACATGACCCGCGATCGGACCTCAGAAGAGAAAGAATCCTCAATACACTACTGGTCACACAAACATGTACAGTAACATACACAAACACTGTACCCTGAGTGATGCCCCACGAGGGAGTCTGTGTTGATTGTTAGCTAGCCGTTACCTGTGAGTCCGTTTAGCATCAGGTCCTCCTTGGTTTCCACAATGATCtgagggagacgagagagagggacGCACACATCTGTGGAGTAGGCCTGCAGGACCAAAATGGAGTCAGCACATTTCTGTTACAACATTACAAACAATAATGCCAAAGTGATTACATTATTTAGCAATAATTATTTGAGTCAGAGCCTTACTTACCTTGCAGCCCGGTCTGAGTGCCAGGGCAGCGTACCAGGCATCGTGTCGTGCCTTCCACAGGCGCCCGCGGGTCTCTGCATCCCGTGCCCAGCTAAAGTCTGACCCACCGTTAGCCTGCGTGATCTCCTCTGGACAGTTTCCAATCAACAAATAAGAAGAAATCTCACTCACAAGTCAAATTTACAGCAAACTATCGCAAGTAACGTTAACTTAACGTACAATTACATCACACATTCAGTATAACACCGTACAGCAACAAAACACACACCTGTGACGGTAACCTGCTCCTCCAGACTCTTCTCAGTGCCGTGGAACTCCAGGAAGAGAGTGGGGGCCACGGGGTAGGACAGCGAGTTGAAGCTGTTACAGGCGTCAATCATCACATCATCAAGGAACTCTGGAAAGGACAGACGTGGTTGGATTAGAACAAGGCTCCAGCTCCACTGAGAAGATGGTGGTAAAAAACACTTGGTCAGTGTTTCAAATAGCATCAGGTCCTCCAATTAGTGTCTAAAGCCCTTGGTTACTCTGAGTAAGAATGCATAGCAGTCTCTTGCTCAGTGTCAGTTTAAGATGGACAGGCACCTTTCAGTAAGAAAACAATGAACGCAGAGGTAAGTTCTGTGTTAAAAACTAGTAAACGGCCACCTCGTCTACTCACCGATGCGTGCGATGGGCACTCCAGTCTGGAGGACCTGCACAGTGCTGTCTACTGCTGCCTGGACAGAGGGGAAGGTGCACACAGCAGACACCATGGCTTCTGGCACCCCATAGAGACGCAGGGTGGTCTTCGTGATCACCCCCAGAGTGCCCTCTGAACCCACAAACAGGTTGGTCAGGTTGTACCCCGCTGATGTCTTCCTAACGGAGATGAGAGAAGGTCAAAGGTCATACATGTCCTCATTACTGGGGAaattacagaaagagagagaacgccACATAGGTTGTTAATAGCTAAACACTAAAACATGTTTTAACTGTCACTTTCTGTTTCAGGCCTGGCAGTGtaaccaatgatgtatataaccatgaatatatttatgtCTGGGACTGTTACCGGGGCCGGCGCCCCCTGCCTGCTGTGTGGATGATGGATCCATCTGCCAGCaccacctctaggttgagtacgTTCTCCCGCATGGTGCCGTAGCGCACCGCATTGGTGCCTGATGCACTGGTGGCAGCCATGCCACACAGAGACGCGTCTGCACCAGGGTCTGTGTGTGCCGACAGACAGTAGAACACCTCAGTGATTTCATACCCAACACTTCACAAATATTCTTCACAACTTCAGGCACAAAATGCCAGCTAGAATGACGATCATGCAATACCATTGTACATGAAAGTAGTTTGTATGATTACTTATATCAGGGGTTCCCAACATTTTCCACCCATGGACCCCTATTTCACGATAGAAAAACGTGCCCCTTAATTTCACAATGATTAACTAAACTCAGGCGCGTGTATAGTGACAGGCCTATGGGGCCTACCCGTTGGAGCAGTGACATCATTGCAGGTCACGTGACTCACCGACAGGAAACCACAGGCCCGTGTCTCTCAGGTAGGAGTTGAGGCCTTTGCGTGTCACACCTGGCTCCACGCTCACATCAAAGTCCTCCTGATGGAGGTCCAACACCCTGTCCATGTTCCTCAGACTAAAACACACCCcgcccttacacacacacacacacacacacacacacacaattggaaTACTTCCTA contains:
- the ldhd gene encoding probable D-lactate dehydrogenase, mitochondrial, whose amino-acid sequence is MTFAMRPTRRLYAHLLTSNFVQCRTIKKEHTLKNGGWERVIPAFRSVCGEDGVSLGEAVREQHGRDESVHRCRPPDVVVWPRSVEEVSALAKICHHHHLPIIPFGTGTGLEGGVGALKGGVCFSLRNMDRVLDLHQEDFDVSVEPGVTRKGLNSYLRDTGLWFPVDPGADASLCGMAATSASGTNAVRYGTMRENVLNLEVVLADGSIIHTAGRGRRPRKTSAGYNLTNLFVGSEGTLGVITKTTLRLYGVPEAMVSAVCTFPSVQAAVDSTVQVLQTGVPIARIEFLDDVMIDACNSFNSLSYPVAPTLFLEFHGTEKSLEEQVTVTEEITQANGGSDFSWARDAETRGRLWKARHDAWYAALALRPGCKAYSTDVCVPLSRLPQIIVETKEDLMLNGLTGPIAGHVGDGNFHCIMVMDPNDQDEVIRVHEFTERLARRALALDGTCTGEHGVGLGKRALLREEMGPLAIEVMQGLKATLDPKNLMNPGKVL